The following proteins come from a genomic window of Larimichthys crocea isolate SSNF chromosome III, L_crocea_2.0, whole genome shotgun sequence:
- the styxl1 gene encoding serine/threonine/tyrosine-interacting-like protein 1 isoform X1, with amino-acid sequence MSCPKSARIFSKDVLPKSPKNVPPCRSSSCTHGSVGSNLPFELYNLLNQCGCVSRLAEINYLCLIDARETEDYRISHIITAKSAKTDSEGTFLLPEAVEVDSMQHVMVYDSNTRCLQEQGRAVQCAQALAKVSLYPVHIVRGGFERFSALYPSLRTEKIIYTITELENLKTYPVEVIAGLLYMGNQKQGTDYCILKTLKISAVIRISESDALECRSVKGNQTILSIPVADSVMSDLYSSFERICSFIGSHINMGSRVMIVSRQGRSRCSAVTIAFLMHHLKYTLEEAWKYMLKCKPTMRPNTGFVQQLSDWELHIVGEKKTDISELHF; translated from the exons ATGAGCTGTCCGAAG AGTGCCAGGATTTTCTCAAAGGATGTCTTGCCGAAGTCCCCGAAGAACGTCCCACCCTGCAGGAGCTCCAGCTGCACGCATGGCTCAGTTGGTTCTAATTTG CCATTTGAACTCTACAATCTGCTCAACCAGTGCGGCTGTGTTTCAAGGCTGGCAGAGATCAACTACCTCTGTTTGATTG ATGCTCGTGAAACCGAAGATTACAGAATAAGTCACATCATAACAGCTAAAAGTGCCAAGACG gATTCAGAGGGCACTTTTCTCCTGCCAGAGGCTGTGGAGGTGGACAGTATGCAGCATGTGATGGTTTATGACAGCAACACAAGATGTTTACAGGAACAAG GCAGAGCAGTTCAGTGTGCGCAGGCCCTCGCCAAAGTTAGCCTTTACCCAGTCCACATAGTGAGAGGAGGCTTTGAGAGGTTCTCAGCTCTGTACCCTTCTTTAAGAACTGAGAAAATCATCTACACCATCACG GAGCTGGAAAACCTGAAGACTTATCCAGTGGAGGTCATAGCAGGACTGCTGTATATGGGCAACCAGAAACAAGGCACAGACTACTGTATCCTCAAAACCCTGAAAATCAGTGCTGTCATCAGAATCTCAGAGAGTGACGCTTTGGA ATGTAGATCCGTAAAGGGGAACCAGACCATCCTTAGCATTCCTGTGGCTGACTCAGTGATGTCTGATTTATATTCAAGTTTTGAAAggatttgtagttttattg GTTCACACATCAACATGGGCTCTCGAGTCATGATAGTTTCGAGGCAGGGCAGAAGCCGTTGCAGTGCCGTAACCATTGCCTTCCTCATGCACCACCTTAAATACACCCTGGAG GAGGCCTGGAAGTACATGCTCAAATGTAAACCCACCATGAGGCCAAACACGGGCTTTGTACAGCAGCTGTCTGACTGGGAGCTTCAcattgtgggggaaaaaaagacagatatcTCTGAACTTCATTTTTAA
- the styxl1 gene encoding serine/threonine/tyrosine-interacting-like protein 1 isoform X2, with the protein MAEILMCEPFELYNLLNQCGCVSRLAEINYLCLIDARETEDYRISHIITAKSAKTDSEGTFLLPEAVEVDSMQHVMVYDSNTRCLQEQGRAVQCAQALAKVSLYPVHIVRGGFERFSALYPSLRTEKIIYTITELENLKTYPVEVIAGLLYMGNQKQGTDYCILKTLKISAVIRISESDALECRSVKGNQTILSIPVADSVMSDLYSSFERICSFIGSHINMGSRVMIVSRQGRSRCSAVTIAFLMHHLKYTLEEAWKYMLKCKPTMRPNTGFVQQLSDWELHIVGEKKTDISELHF; encoded by the exons ATGGCTGAAATCCTAATGTGTGAGCCATTTGAACTCTACAATCTGCTCAACCAGTGCGGCTGTGTTTCAAGGCTGGCAGAGATCAACTACCTCTGTTTGATTG ATGCTCGTGAAACCGAAGATTACAGAATAAGTCACATCATAACAGCTAAAAGTGCCAAGACG gATTCAGAGGGCACTTTTCTCCTGCCAGAGGCTGTGGAGGTGGACAGTATGCAGCATGTGATGGTTTATGACAGCAACACAAGATGTTTACAGGAACAAG GCAGAGCAGTTCAGTGTGCGCAGGCCCTCGCCAAAGTTAGCCTTTACCCAGTCCACATAGTGAGAGGAGGCTTTGAGAGGTTCTCAGCTCTGTACCCTTCTTTAAGAACTGAGAAAATCATCTACACCATCACG GAGCTGGAAAACCTGAAGACTTATCCAGTGGAGGTCATAGCAGGACTGCTGTATATGGGCAACCAGAAACAAGGCACAGACTACTGTATCCTCAAAACCCTGAAAATCAGTGCTGTCATCAGAATCTCAGAGAGTGACGCTTTGGA ATGTAGATCCGTAAAGGGGAACCAGACCATCCTTAGCATTCCTGTGGCTGACTCAGTGATGTCTGATTTATATTCAAGTTTTGAAAggatttgtagttttattg GTTCACACATCAACATGGGCTCTCGAGTCATGATAGTTTCGAGGCAGGGCAGAAGCCGTTGCAGTGCCGTAACCATTGCCTTCCTCATGCACCACCTTAAATACACCCTGGAG GAGGCCTGGAAGTACATGCTCAAATGTAAACCCACCATGAGGCCAAACACGGGCTTTGTACAGCAGCTGTCTGACTGGGAGCTTCAcattgtgggggaaaaaaagacagatatcTCTGAACTTCATTTTTAA